CTACTTGATACTTACTACTTTCCTTCAACACACAACTCGTAACCTGCAACCCTCTTTCCTGCAACCCACATCCTACAACACACAACCACTTTTCCTGATACTTAATACTATCCGCTTGATACTATCCTGCAACCCACATCCTACAACTTGCACCCACTAATCCTGATACTTGATACTAGCTACTTGATACTCCCCCACAACTCACTTCCCCTTCTCCGCTTTGCGCGCAGTAACGTAGTCCTTAAACAACTGTTTCCAATTTCTTCCATTCGAATTCAGATACTGCTCGCATTTCGTTTTATAAATCTCGAAGATGGCAGAGATCTGGTTCATATTCTTAAAGTCGACTGCCTGTTCCCTTGCCAGCTTCAGGTTCTTCAGAATAACGGCCTCTTCTTCAGGCTTCAGGTCGGGAACGATCGCCTTATAACCTTTTAAAGTAAAGGCCACTTTCCCAACGGTATACTTATCCAATATAGCCTCAACCTGCTCCTCCGTCAGATCATTGCGCAGACCGTCCATCAGGCTTTTATGAACGGCAGAAGGCATCGCCGAATTGGCAATCACCTGCCTGTCGAGATCACTCAGCTTAATACCCGTAGCTGGATTGATTCCCGCGGGAACCGTAGTAAAGGGATGATCGTTATGCCAGTCTCTGATCGTCTTAAGATGTGTGGCGACAACACTCTTCACCCTGTTCTCTTTTGCCGGATCATTCAGATTAAGTGAAGCAACCCATTCGGCCGCCTTCTTTTCCTGATCAGCATCAGATTTCACTTTTGCGTCAGCACTCATAACTGCTGTCTGAACCTGCTGGGCTTGACAAAAAGTTGAAGATCCGAGTAGTACAGCGCTTAACATCGCCGCGCCTAACACTTTTGATTTAATATCGTTCATGTTCATAATTAAAACTTTACATATTCGAAGTGAAAGAATAGTCACCCGATCCAGCTTCAAACAAAGCTCTGTTTCCCTCCATTTTTAAAAACTTTAGTCCATCCGAAGCAGAAGCAGCCTTCTTACCTTCTTTAACCTTTTCGGCTGAGGAGGCAGGAATATATACGAGAGCCCGGGTATTAGCAGGAACGCTGATATTCCATATAAAAGTCTTGCCGGCCTTCTTCCAGTCGCTTTTAACCAGGCCGTGAACAGACTGGTACGATGCCCTAGCATAAGTAAGGCCATCTATCATCTCCGGTTTCATTATGATCTTTTTGAAAGCCGGAGCGTCCGGATCAGACTTAATCCCAGCTACGTTTTCGTAATACCAGATCACCAGATCCCCCAGCAGCATTACATGATTAGCGGAGTTCATTTCGGGGTTGGCAGTATTCCCATTCCACAGCTCCCAGATGGTGGTAGCTCCATTTTCAGCCATGT
The window above is part of the Arcticibacter tournemirensis genome. Proteins encoded here:
- a CDS encoding DUF3826 domain-containing protein; the encoded protein is MNDIKSKVLGAAMLSAVLLGSSTFCQAQQVQTAVMSADAKVKSDADQEKKAAEWVASLNLNDPAKENRVKSVVATHLKTIRDWHNDHPFTTVPAGINPATGIKLSDLDRQVIANSAMPSAVHKSLMDGLRNDLTEEQVEAILDKYTVGKVAFTLKGYKAIVPDLKPEEEAVILKNLKLAREQAVDFKNMNQISAIFEIYKTKCEQYLNSNGRNWKQLFKDYVTARKAEKGK